One segment of Candidatus Bathyarchaeota archaeon DNA contains the following:
- a CDS encoding DNA topoisomerase IV subunit A has product MEEGVFPWINMPSRSIENIFYSPEVRQYILGDKTVRRSSRNIRHIRPLTRLVWVAYFVHELTQHRKTSTLRDVYYSAQAYDMSFKDQPESNNIITDLETVVGFSREDFNVFPEERSAIFGDLTIEYTVPGYEGRQLNLTSHPDGMMIGPALTSANFVKTGADMVIAIEKGGLFTRFIEEAVHKKFNALLVLTAGQAPRATRHFIHRLNKELDLPVHIFTDGDPWGMHIAMVIISGSANAAHLRELTTPDATWSGMWATDIVDYKLPSDALTNIDIKRLHELQRDPRYKGKLWQREVKKFLKIKKKAEQEAFSRYGLTYIVDEYLPAKLKETG; this is encoded by the coding sequence ATGGAAGAAGGCGTTTTCCCATGGATTAATATGCCAAGCCGATCCATCGAAAACATCTTTTACAGTCCAGAGGTTCGGCAATACATTTTAGGAGACAAAACTGTACGCAGAAGTTCTCGGAATATACGTCACATTCGTCCTCTTACGCGGCTGGTTTGGGTCGCCTACTTTGTCCATGAACTTACGCAACATCGGAAGACTTCTACTCTTCGTGATGTGTATTATTCGGCGCAGGCGTATGACATGTCGTTCAAGGACCAACCGGAATCCAACAATATCATAACTGACCTTGAAACCGTGGTGGGTTTCTCTCGGGAGGACTTTAACGTTTTTCCTGAAGAACGTTCAGCAATCTTCGGTGACTTAACCATAGAATACACAGTTCCCGGCTATGAAGGTAGACAACTAAATTTAACATCGCATCCCGACGGAATGATGATAGGCCCAGCGCTTACTTCTGCCAATTTTGTCAAAACCGGCGCAGACATGGTCATCGCTATAGAGAAAGGAGGCTTATTCACACGTTTCATAGAGGAGGCGGTTCACAAAAAATTCAATGCACTCCTTGTGCTTACGGCAGGTCAGGCCCCCCGTGCTACGAGACATTTTATTCATAGACTAAACAAAGAGTTAGACCTCCCAGTACACATATTCACTGACGGCGACCCGTGGGGAATGCACATTGCAATGGTTATTATCTCAGGATCGGCGAACGCAGCCCATCTCAGAGAGTTGACTACGCCCGATGCCACTTGGAGCGGTATGTGGGCAACTGATATCGTGGATTATAAGCTACCGAGTGATGCGTTGACTAACATAGACATCAAACGCCTCCACGAGCTGCAGAGGGACCCACGTTATAAAGGAAAGCTTTGGCAAAGAGAGGTGAAGAAATTTTTGAAGATCAAGAAGAAGGCAGAGCAAGAAGCTTTCAGCAGATACGGATTAACATACATTGTTGATGAATATCTGCCTGCGAAGCTGAAAGAGACTGGTTAA
- a CDS encoding DNA topoisomerase VI subunit B, whose amino-acid sequence MAQTFEEISAADFFYRNRDIAGFTNPARAVFSSMRELVENALDAADIYSIPPDIYIRLSQEDEAELDEVAVYTLRIEDNGSGIPPRHIPSAFGQVLFGSKYKLKQARGTFGLGGTMAILYGQITTHKPVYVASSTGTSKIYKYKLMIDIQRNRPLILDRKIQINKEKWHGTIVEFCLEGDYFRAMPKILEYLKQTALVTPYANITFIDPKGRLYKFTRVTTKMPPPPKETLPHPYGVDVETIQRLIRITPCRNMLDFMKTHFHRIGENIAHHFLEFAGISEKKNPKKLKPHEIVRLVRMIKRFKGFLPPDASCLSPLGEELLKAGILKELKPEFTAVFQRKPSTYSGHPFIVETAIAYGGDVPKDDFPVYRFANRIPLLYDEASDVSVKVIRYINWRRYKVLPDMPIAILVHVCSTKVPYKTVGKEFIADRPEMKREILNGIREVARQLQRFLTKREHVEKERRRLSVFSKYLPKIARFSTELAGKEKTPDIKKLLRTVRKLEEEKK is encoded by the coding sequence GTGGCACAAACTTTTGAAGAAATTAGTGCCGCTGACTTCTTCTACCGCAACCGAGACATAGCTGGCTTCACCAATCCAGCAAGGGCAGTCTTCTCATCTATGAGAGAGCTTGTAGAAAACGCCCTTGACGCCGCCGACATATACAGTATACCTCCAGACATATACATTCGACTGTCTCAAGAGGATGAGGCGGAACTTGATGAAGTCGCTGTTTATACGTTAAGAATCGAAGACAATGGTTCGGGCATCCCACCTCGTCACATACCCTCTGCATTCGGCCAGGTTTTGTTCGGTTCAAAATACAAGTTAAAACAGGCAAGAGGAACGTTCGGCCTCGGAGGAACCATGGCAATACTCTACGGCCAAATTACCACACACAAACCTGTTTACGTTGCCTCAAGCACCGGCACATCAAAAATTTACAAATATAAATTGATGATAGACATCCAAAGAAATCGTCCCCTCATTTTAGACCGCAAAATCCAGATAAACAAAGAAAAATGGCATGGAACAATCGTGGAATTTTGCCTAGAAGGCGACTATTTCCGAGCTATGCCAAAAATCTTGGAGTATTTGAAACAGACAGCGTTGGTGACACCGTATGCAAATATAACTTTCATTGACCCTAAAGGACGCTTATACAAGTTCACCCGCGTCACAACGAAAATGCCACCTCCACCCAAAGAAACATTACCTCATCCATATGGAGTGGATGTGGAAACTATTCAACGCCTTATACGAATCACTCCGTGCCGAAACATGCTAGACTTTATGAAAACACATTTCCATAGGATCGGCGAGAACATCGCACATCACTTTTTAGAGTTTGCTGGAATAAGCGAGAAAAAAAACCCAAAAAAACTGAAGCCTCATGAGATCGTGAGGCTTGTACGCATGATAAAGAGGTTTAAGGGCTTCCTTCCCCCAGACGCGAGTTGCTTGTCTCCGTTAGGTGAAGAACTGTTAAAGGCAGGGATTCTTAAAGAATTGAAACCAGAGTTCACTGCAGTTTTTCAACGCAAACCCTCAACTTATTCTGGTCATCCTTTCATTGTGGAGACGGCGATAGCGTATGGCGGAGATGTACCGAAGGACGATTTTCCTGTGTATCGATTTGCTAACAGAATTCCATTGTTATATGATGAAGCCAGTGACGTTTCAGTAAAAGTCATAAGATACATCAACTGGCGAAGATACAAAGTTTTACCTGACATGCCCATTGCTATTCTGGTACATGTATGTAGCACGAAGGTTCCCTACAAAACTGTGGGCAAAGAATTTATAGCGGACAGACCGGAAATGAAGAGGGAAATCCTGAACGGTATCCGCGAGGTGGCCCGTCAACTTCAACGCTTTTTGACCAAGCGGGAACATGTTGAAAAAGAAAGGAGGCGACTATCAGTCTTTTCCAAGTATTTGCCCAAGATCGCTCGGTTCTCCACGGAACTGGCTGGAAAAGAAAAAACACCTGACATTAAAAAATTGTTAAGGACTGTGAGAAAACTTGAAGAAGAAAAAAAATGA
- a CDS encoding RNA-processing protein: MKCTGGLWVVSASTFLKIPRERIGALVGPNGRVKEVIEKKLLVDLEVDSETGDIKIVLTPTAQDPSLLFRAKEVITAIGRGFSPERAFRLIGDDEAVLEVIDLREIVGKSQSDMKRLKGRIIGKEGKTRRIIEELTEASVSVFGHTISIIGDMEQAEAAREAIQMFLRGSQHRTVYRFLHRKGRELKKKKMELWEPSHEKLEP, encoded by the coding sequence ATGAAATGTACAGGAGGGTTGTGGGTGGTAAGCGCTAGCACCTTCTTGAAAATTCCGCGAGAACGCATCGGAGCACTTGTAGGTCCTAACGGTCGCGTGAAAGAAGTCATCGAGAAGAAGCTCTTGGTTGATCTTGAAGTTGACAGTGAAACAGGTGACATCAAAATAGTACTAACGCCCACTGCACAAGACCCATCTCTTCTCTTCAGAGCCAAAGAAGTGATTACCGCAATTGGCAGAGGCTTTTCACCGGAACGTGCGTTTAGGCTGATTGGAGACGACGAAGCCGTGTTGGAAGTCATTGATTTACGGGAGATTGTCGGCAAATCTCAGTCTGACATGAAGCGACTAAAAGGGAGAATTATTGGGAAGGAGGGAAAAACCCGAAGGATCATTGAAGAGTTGACTGAAGCTAGCGTTTCTGTGTTTGGGCACACTATTTCTATCATTGGGGACATGGAACAGGCTGAAGCGGCGAGGGAGGCGATTCAGATGTTCCTTAGGGGAAGCCAACATCGCACGGTGTACCGATTTCTACACAGAAAAGGAAGAGAACTGAAGAAAAAGAAGATGGAACTCTGGGAGCCGTCACATGAGAAATTAGAACCGTGA
- a CDS encoding serine protein kinase RIO codes for MASKERISFYLMRRATVSFRRKVDKKILRKEKMYEIKRLMREKRSEELEVLEEVFDRSTLMTIYDFLNKGTIDEIHGVVKAGKEARIYWGKDSDGEELAIKIYLTISSEFKKGMLPYIDGDPRFAHVRRDSRSLVYAWARKEFKNLRRVREAGVKAPKPIAVSKNVLIMEFIGKNGVGAPVMKEVPPQSPERVYRRLLAYVKKMYHKAELVHADLSEYNVMMWKNKPVLFDVSQAVSRKHPMAHQFLRRDLENLYRYFKKLGVDVLSVDEMYRRVVGGKR; via the coding sequence ATGGCTTCGAAAGAACGGATATCTTTCTATTTAATGAGGAGGGCTACAGTGTCTTTTCGAAGAAAAGTGGATAAGAAGATACTGCGCAAGGAGAAGATGTATGAAATCAAGAGGTTGATGAGAGAAAAAAGGAGCGAGGAACTCGAGGTTTTGGAAGAAGTTTTTGACCGCTCTACGCTCATGACCATCTACGACTTTCTAAACAAGGGAACAATCGACGAGATACATGGTGTTGTGAAAGCTGGAAAGGAAGCTCGAATTTATTGGGGAAAAGATTCGGATGGAGAAGAACTCGCGATCAAAATTTACCTAACTATTTCATCTGAGTTCAAGAAGGGCATGCTTCCCTACATCGATGGTGACCCACGCTTCGCCCATGTTCGGAGAGACTCGCGGTCCCTCGTCTATGCTTGGGCTCGGAAAGAATTCAAAAACTTGCGGCGTGTGCGCGAGGCTGGAGTCAAGGCTCCTAAACCCATCGCTGTCAGCAAAAACGTGCTCATCATGGAGTTTATCGGGAAAAACGGGGTCGGCGCTCCTGTCATGAAGGAAGTCCCTCCCCAGAGTCCAGAACGAGTTTACCGACGGCTACTAGCCTACGTAAAGAAGATGTATCATAAGGCTGAACTGGTGCACGCAGACCTAAGCGAATACAACGTTATGATGTGGAAGAACAAGCCCGTTCTGTTCGATGTTTCACAAGCGGTGTCCCGCAAACATCCCATGGCTCACCAATTTCTACGAAGAGACTTAGAAAACCTCTACCGATACTTCAAAAAACTGGGTGTAGATGTACTATCCGTAGATGAAATGTACAGGAGGGTTGTGGGTGGTAAGCGCTAG
- a CDS encoding translation initiation factor IF-1A (eIF-1A; enables maximal rate of protein biosynthesis. Enhances ribosome dissociation into subunits and stabilizes the binding of the initiator Met-tRNA(I) to 40 S ribosomal subunits in eukaryotes), with product MGKKKVISEEEIKDIVLPVANDVLDIATQLLGFDRVLMKCQDGHECLCRLRGKMKRRVWIRIGGVVLVSPWDFQSHKRGDVVWRYKKSQAEWLRKNGYLSI from the coding sequence TTGGGAAAAAAGAAAGTCATCAGCGAAGAAGAAATCAAAGATATTGTGCTTCCAGTCGCGAACGATGTGCTCGACATAGCTACGCAACTGTTAGGTTTTGACAGAGTTTTGATGAAATGTCAAGATGGTCATGAATGCCTCTGTAGACTTCGCGGTAAAATGAAGAGGAGAGTTTGGATAAGAATAGGGGGCGTAGTCCTCGTTTCTCCGTGGGATTTCCAATCTCACAAACGTGGTGACGTTGTTTGGCGTTACAAAAAATCTCAGGCTGAATGGCTTCGAAAGAACGGATATCTTTCTATTTAA
- a CDS encoding DUF424 family protein, with the protein MLRLEVYVNVQRRGQYTLLATCDIELLGKILNDGKVVFEVRKEFYEGPKMSVEEAVDLMRQSTMVNMIGRNIVKKAIENGLIHPEAVLEISGIPHAQIIKI; encoded by the coding sequence GTGCTCAGATTGGAAGTCTACGTGAACGTGCAGAGACGCGGGCAATATACGCTTCTGGCTACATGCGACATCGAACTGCTAGGAAAAATCCTGAACGACGGAAAAGTTGTCTTTGAGGTACGAAAAGAGTTTTACGAGGGACCAAAAATGAGTGTAGAGGAAGCTGTCGACCTCATGAGGCAATCCACTATGGTGAACATGATTGGACGAAATATCGTTAAGAAAGCAATAGAAAATGGCTTGATTCATCCAGAAGCGGTTTTAGAGATCTCAGGCATTCCACACGCACAGATTATTAAAATATGA
- a CDS encoding translation initiation factor IF-2 subunit beta — MKMNYEEMLKRARSQLPHEVLEHKRFDIPKPRCHVIGMRTIFRNYKEICDTLNRDPHHLLKFLSREMATAGTTDRSRLVFQGRFRYDTFERLIKRYVDEFVICPVCKRPDTKIIKEKRLYFLICEACGAKSSIRPV; from the coding sequence ATGAAGATGAATTACGAAGAGATGCTGAAGCGTGCACGTTCGCAACTTCCACATGAAGTGCTTGAACACAAACGATTCGATATTCCTAAACCTCGCTGCCATGTTATTGGCATGCGAACAATTTTTCGAAACTACAAAGAAATATGTGATACCCTAAACAGAGACCCACACCATTTGCTAAAGTTTCTTTCCAGAGAGATGGCCACCGCTGGAACCACAGATAGGTCACGACTGGTTTTCCAAGGGAGATTTAGATATGACACCTTTGAGCGACTCATCAAGAGATACGTTGACGAATTCGTTATATGCCCAGTGTGTAAACGACCAGATACGAAAATAATTAAAGAGAAACGGCTCTATTTCTTAATATGTGAGGCATGCGGAGCAAAGTCATCTATAAGACCAGTATAA